From the Candidatus Margulisiibacteriota bacterium genome, one window contains:
- a CDS encoding flagellar hook-basal body complex protein FliE encodes MAIEMLNNIKGKIFENVAVPQGKTPISLETNIFQDTLDKAVDSLNKMSAQEIKAEKLINDYVQGKATLEDVMIEIEKANLSVSLALTVINTSVQTVKEIMQMPI; translated from the coding sequence ATGGCAATTGAAATGCTGAATAATATCAAAGGAAAAATTTTTGAAAATGTTGCTGTCCCCCAGGGTAAGACACCTATATCCCTGGAAACCAATATTTTTCAGGATACTTTGGATAAGGCCGTAGACAGCCTCAATAAAATGAGCGCTCAGGAAATCAAAGCGGAGAAACTTATTAATGATTATGTGCAAGGCAAAGCAACCCTGGAAGATGTAATGATAGAAATAGAAAAAGCTAATTTGTCGGTAAGCCTGGCACTGACTGTGATAAACACCAGTGTTCAGACTGTAAAAGAAATAATGCAGATGCCGATATAA